DNA sequence from the Alteribacter lacisalsi genome:
ACGCCGGATCTGGTACGTCTCTCCGTCGGTATTGAAAACGTGGAAGATCTGCTGAAAGATCTTGACCAGGCACTTGAAAAAGCGACCGGCAAAGCGGAAACGCCGAATAACCGGGTTGTCAATGATGAAGGTGTAATCAAGTGGTCACTGAGTACAGCTGAAACGACAGACGAGAACGGCCCCCGGGCTAAGACACTTGCAGTCGTAGGACTAAGCGGAAAAGAATCGCGCCCGAGTCACCGCCTTGCCCGTAAAATGCAGCGTCTCGGCTATAAAATTATTCCCGTGAATCCACGGGAAACAGAGATTCTCGGAGAAAAAGCATACCCTGATCTGAAAAGCATTGAAGGACCAGTCGATATTGTTCAGGTGTTCAGAAGCCCTGAAGCAGCTGTGGAACTTGCAAAAGAAGCAGCTGTTGCCCAGCCGAAAGTTTTTTGGCTGCAGGAAGGAGTCGTATCGGAAAAAGCCGTGGCTATCGCCAGGGAAGCAGGACTCGATGTGGTTCATAACCGCTGCACGTATAAAGAAGCCCAGCGGCTCAGAGGCACCATTTCCACATTTGCCTGTGAGCTGTAAGAAAAATTTTCTCACCTGAAGAGATCCAGGTGATCGTTATTGGATAAGGGAGTCTGGGACATAAGTATAGAGGTGAAAATCCGAACAAAAACCTGTAAAGCGTATCTTTCAGGAGCGGTTAGTTGCGCCGCCTAAGATTGTTCGGATTTTCATCATTTAAAACACTTCACTCCCAGTCTCTCAACTTAAATCAAACACAAAAAAAGGAGCGAACGCACATGAAACAACAAAAACCACTTTTTAAAACGGCCGCTTTCGCATTTGGCCTGACTTTCATCAGTGCATGTGCGGCAAGCTCAGACGCAGGCAGTAACGAAGACTCCCCATATCCTGAGGAAATCAGTCTGGACTATGCCTATTATTCTCCCACAAGCCTTGTACTCAAGGAGTTTGGCTGGCTTGAGGAAGCATTTGAAGAGTACGGAACCGATATTGAGTATGTTTTCAGTCAGGGAAGCAACCGCTCACTTGAGTACTTGTCAGGCGGAAGCGTTGATTTCGGCTCCACTGCCGGAGCGGCAGCTCTCATGGCAAAAGGAAACAATGCACCAATTAAAAATGTTTATATCTATTCCCAGCCTGAATGGACCGCCCTTGTAACGGCAGAAGGTAGCGGGATTGAGAGTGTCGCCGATCTCGAAGGAAAACAGGTTGCGGCTACTCTCGGGACGGATCCCTACATCTTTTTAATCAGGGCTCTTCAGGAGCACGGTCTTTCCGCCGATGACCTTGAAATTGTGAACCTTCAGCACAGTGATGGCGCAAACGCACTCTCTAACGGGCAGG
Encoded proteins:
- a CDS encoding aliphatic sulfonate ABC transporter substrate-binding protein is translated as MKQQKPLFKTAAFAFGLTFISACAASSDAGSNEDSPYPEEISLDYAYYSPTSLVLKEFGWLEEAFEEYGTDIEYVFSQGSNRSLEYLSGGSVDFGSTAGAAALMAKGNNAPIKNVYIYSQPEWTALVTAEGSGIESVADLEGKQVAATLGTDPYIFLIRALQEHGLSADDLEIVNLQHSDGANALSNGQVDAWAGLDPHMARQELETGAELFYRNESFNTYGFLNVREDFAEEYPEAVEKVIDTYEKARKWVIDNPEETAEIMAREAQMDEEVAALQLERNNFENPVPGNEHVDSLTEAGLVLQEAGVMEGNLDIEQVVEDLIDPEYSENVIGNDE